The Peribacillus simplex genome contains a region encoding:
- a CDS encoding RDD family protein, with translation MTERNENNEQIASSNLMADPGVPVQQEFTPASKTVDDDGVKKVHFAGFWMRFWAYLADLLVIGSLNRILIHPIFKFYEGTDDLWFSAEGFLTGIVFFLYFVLMTKFLNQTLGKMIFGLKVVALKEEKKTISWGTILFRELIGRYISKVTWIGYLLAGLLPKKQALHDVFADTGVVLIRR, from the coding sequence ATGACGGAAAGAAATGAAAACAATGAACAAATCGCTTCATCCAATCTAATGGCAGATCCAGGGGTTCCCGTTCAGCAGGAATTTACACCAGCCAGTAAGACCGTGGATGATGACGGAGTCAAGAAAGTGCATTTTGCTGGTTTTTGGATGAGGTTTTGGGCCTATTTAGCCGATCTATTGGTTATTGGAAGTTTGAACCGGATTTTGATTCATCCTATCTTCAAGTTTTATGAAGGGACAGATGATCTCTGGTTTTCAGCAGAAGGCTTCTTAACGGGGATCGTATTCTTCTTATACTTTGTTTTGATGACCAAATTCTTGAACCAAACCCTTGGCAAGATGATTTTTGGACTGAAGGTCGTTGCATTGAAGGAAGAGAAAAAAACCATTTCATGGGGGACGATATTGTTCAGGGAGCTGATTGGCCGCTATATTTCAAAAGTTACTTGGATTGGCTATCTCTTGGCAGGCCTTTTACCGAAGAAACAGGCTTTGCATGATGTCTTTGCAGACACGGGCGTTGTGCTGATCAGAAGATGA